The genomic DNA GTAAACGTTCCCGCATGGCACGCTTGGCGAACGGCTTAATGCTTTCCACCATGTCGAAGGCCGGGTCCAAGCGGCGGGCCACTCCTTCCAGGGTCACGATGGCCTTCAGCATCAGGTAGAAGCCCGGCGGCATGCGCAGCCGGTTGCGGATGATCAGCCGGATGAGGCGATTGAGGAATTCGCCGATGCGGAAATCCTTGAGGGCGACGAATGAGTAGGCCTCGAGCAATTCGCCCACCTGGTATTCCAGATCCTCGACGATGTCCGAGGGCTGGAAGGCCAATTGCAGCAAGGTCTTGGCGATGCGTCCCGCGTCCTGCGTGGCAACGCCCACCAGGATTTCGAGCAAGCGCTCGCGATGAGTCGGTGAAAGCGAACCCACCATGCCATAGTCCAGGAAGCACACGCGTCCGTCCGGCAGGATGAGGATATTGCCCGGATGGGGATCGGCATGGAAAAAGCCTTGCTTGAATACCTGGTGCATGAGTACTTGGGATAGGTCTTGGGCCACGCGCGCGGGATCCAGGCCCGCGCTCCGCAGGCCGGCCAGGTTGGAAACCTTGGTCCCCGCGATGAACTCGGTGGTGAGCACCCTGCGGCCGGTGCGGGAACGATGCACCTTGGGCACGTAGAAAATCGCCAGGTCCGCGGAAGCCTGGGCGAAGCGCTCCATCTGCGAGGCTTCCAGGGAAAAATCGAGCTCCTTCATGATGGTGCGGTCGAACTCTTCGCAGATCGCCACGGGATTGAGTATGTCCATGCCCTGCACGTATTTCTCGAGCAGTTGGGCGAGCTGGAACATGATTTCCACGTCCACCTTCACCAAGTCCTCGATGCCGGGGCGTTGCACCTTGACCGCGACCCGGGTGCCTTCGCCGATGTCTGCGACGTGGACCTGGGCCATGGAGGCTGAGGCGATGGGCGAATCGCCGAAGGAGGCGAATAGGCTTTCGACGGGCTGGCCGAATTGTTCCGTCACGACTTGGCGCGCTTGCGCGGTGGGGAAGGGCGGAACGGAATCCTGCAGCTTCTCCAAGGCGGCGGCCCATTCGGGAGCGAGCAGGTCGGGGCGATTCCCGATCATCTGCCCGAGCTTGATGAAGGCCGGCCCGAGCTCTTCCAGGGCCATGCGGAATCGTTCCGGGCGCGTGGGGTGGATGGTGGCTACGCGCGGCGGCAGCCTCAGGTATTTGCCGCCCAGGTCCAGGTATTTGTCCAGACCCAGCTTGTCGGCCAAATCGCCGAAGCCGTGCTTCGCGAATACGGAAAGGATTTCCCGGAAACGGTTGGCTCCCCGGACGGTGCGGGAGATCCGGCGGATGTTTCGGATCACGCGGGTCAGCCGCCGAGTCGGGCTTCGAGCGCCTTGACCCGGGCTTCCAGGGCCTTGAGATCGCGATCGCGCGCGACGTTCATCCGCTCCAGGGCCGCCGAGACGCCCGCGTCGACCGCGCGCTGCAGGGACGATTTCGCCTCTTCGGATTTCTTCAGGATCTCGTCGATGAACTTCTTCCCTTCGGTCTCGCCCAGCTTGGCCTCTTCGGCCAGCTTCTTCGCCATCTCCTCGATCTTTTCGCTGGTGAGGAAGGCCATCCCCACTCCGGCGTACAACGTTTTCTTCAAGGTGTCGAACAACATGGTTCCCTCCGGGATCACGAATAATGTACAACCTGGAAGTGCGGGGATCCCGCCCATGCGCAAAGGAGCGGGTTTTCAGCCGCCCGTGCTGCGGAGCATGGCATGCAGAGCGGGATGGGGTTCGATGAGGATGCGATCCTGTTTCGCCAAGGCCAAGCGGTCGGCGTCCAGGAGC from Fibrobacterota bacterium includes the following:
- a CDS encoding phasin family protein — encoded protein: MLFDTLKKTLYAGVGMAFLTSEKIEEMAKKLAEEAKLGETEGKKFIDEILKKSEEAKSSLQRAVDAGVSAALERMNVARDRDLKALEARVKALEARLGG
- a CDS encoding AarF/ABC1/UbiB kinase family protein — encoded protein: MIRNIRRISRTVRGANRFREILSVFAKHGFGDLADKLGLDKYLDLGGKYLRLPPRVATIHPTRPERFRMALEELGPAFIKLGQMIGNRPDLLAPEWAAALEKLQDSVPPFPTAQARQVVTEQFGQPVESLFASFGDSPIASASMAQVHVADIGEGTRVAVKVQRPGIEDLVKVDVEIMFQLAQLLEKYVQGMDILNPVAICEEFDRTIMKELDFSLEASQMERFAQASADLAIFYVPKVHRSRTGRRVLTTEFIAGTKVSNLAGLRSAGLDPARVAQDLSQVLMHQVFKQGFFHADPHPGNILILPDGRVCFLDYGMVGSLSPTHRERLLEILVGVATQDAGRIAKTLLQLAFQPSDIVEDLEYQVGELLEAYSFVALKDFRIGEFLNRLIRLIIRNRLRMPPGFYLMLKAIVTLEGVARRLDPAFDMVESIKPFAKRAMRERLRPDRLAKDLYYGALDLTPMLKEFPAQARDILGLIKRGKLRIEFQHQGLEPILKTHERMMTRMVFALVLASLIIGSSLVVLSGIPPKWYGVPLIGVAGFLSAAFVGFWLLVSILLRKGSWK